The Candidatus Aegiribacteria sp. nucleotide sequence GAATGAATTTTACTGCTCGATCTGGTCAGTGACCTCTCAATTCCCCAGAGAGCAACGAATGCTGCAGGTATGCCCAGGATGAACCATTGATTGATAAGCGTCAGGCCGGCTATCATGCCAAGAAGTCCGCCGAATAATTCTATGCCGCAGAGATTCTCTCCGCTGACTTTTGTAATCAGGTCTTCGAGCTGTTTCAACTCGAACTCATTAACCTTGTTCTGGACGATCTCCTTTATTTCAACCTTCTCCGCGAACTCAAGCATTACAGTACCAGCTGTTTTTCTGAAGTCATCTGAATGAATTTTCTCTTCAGCGGTATCTTTGAGTTTTCCAATAACTGAATCTATCTGCACTTCAAGCCAGTTCCAGAATGATTCGGACTCAAGGTATTCAATGATCTTAGTTCTGGCAGTATTCACGCCTTCTGTTTTTATCCATTCGTCCAGACGCTGTTTCTGCTCTTCAAAGAATGCTGAGAACCGTTCTTTTACTGCAGGATCATCACCCATAGCTGATATTGAGCTGATATTCTGTTCTATTACATCCATTATATCCCGGAGGAAAGAAGGCTTGTTAACCTTCTCCATCAGCTCTTTTCTGATCATTTCATTGTCGATGCCGAAAAGCCCTTTACCAAGTTTCAGAGCATTCTTGACAAGGAAGTTCTGATCATTAATCCATTCCTCCAGCATATTGTTCACATAGAGTGCGATAGTGGATGCGTTCTTCTCAACAAGGTTCTTTATGATCATTGTCAGAAGATGTACTGCTTCAGGTTTTTCCAGTTCCTGTTCTATTGCGCTTCTGACATATTCCCAGACTTTCTCAGAAGAGAGT carries:
- a CDS encoding DUF445 domain-containing protein — encoded protein: MIRIGRKIAIIALPSLTAISGMLLHFYNDTSWLDWVFKISLSGTVGIWTNYFAIKMLFRPYYRTAFGRQGLIPARRDDIAEAIAAAVSEELLDAEAILGYIEENNLVGKTAQGLLEYAHSWIDDPSNRTKIINAIGRYIQTRGVEQAGKLLAKAAQLIKNYSSEKLSSEKVWEYVRSAIEQELEKPEAVHLLTMIIKNLVEKNASTIALYVNNMLEEWINDQNFLVKNALKLGKGLFGIDNEMIRKELMEKVNKPSFLRDIMDVIEQNISSISAMGDDPAVKERFSAFFEEQKQRLDEWIKTEGVNTARTKIIEYLESESFWNWLEVQIDSVIGKLKDTAEEKIHSDDFRKTAGTVMLEFAEKVEIKEIVQNKVNEFELKQLEDLITKVSGENLCGIELFGGLLGMIAGLTLINQWFILGIPAAFVALWGIERSLTRSSSKIHS